One Denticeps clupeoides chromosome 3, fDenClu1.1, whole genome shotgun sequence DNA window includes the following coding sequences:
- the avpi1 gene encoding arginine vasopressin-induced protein 1, whose amino-acid sequence MNSDPLTFMEDLASPSLMPGPSQSPLRRPVESRSRKSALHNIFQGVNLRQLRRLFHAAGEQDAEQHAKLVWGKGSQEASEADGENEDSLAEVESGLAQALVGLRVRARTRNGLRAEMRDGGSGTRLVKAFGHVRLNEGSSSSVNYLHDVDSEQGACGGLDETKTDEAAPIKLPWTRNGSGEKDPERYLHRIRH is encoded by the exons ATGAACTCTGACCCCCTGACCTTCATGGAGGACCTGGCTTCTCCCAGCCTCATGCCCGGCCCATCCCAGTCTCCGCTCCGTCGCCCCGTGGAGTCCAGGAGCCGCAAGTCTGCGCTGCACAACATCTTCCAGGGTGTGAACCTGCGACAGCTGCGGCGCCTGTTCCATGCTGCGGGGGAGCAGGATGCTGAGCAACATGCAAAGCTGGTGTGGGGCAAGGGCAGTCAAGAAGCAAGCGAAGCTGATGGCGAGAATGAGGACTCACTAGCTGAGGTGGAGAGCGGACTGGCTCAGGCGTTGGTTGGGCTCCGGGTTCGAGCACGCACCAGAAATGGGCTCCGGGCGGAGATGCGAGATGGAGGCTCTGGTACCAGATTGGTTAAAGCTTTTGGACATGTCAG GCTGAATGAGGGATCCAGTTCATCTGTGAATTACCTCCATGATGTGGACTCTGAGCAAGGAGCTTGTGGAGGGCTGGACGAGACCAAGACGGACGAGGCCGCCCCCATAAAACTCCCCTGGACCAGGAATGGTAGTGGAGAGAAAGATCCAGAGCGCTACCTCCACAGGATCCGGCACTGA